Proteins encoded within one genomic window of Dyadobacter chenhuakuii:
- a CDS encoding ABC transporter permease, producing MQFPSFIAKRIRHNEAGSFSATVSRIGVASIAIGIAVGIIAFAVLLGFKQTIRQKIFLFGAHINISSFAVGNTYEEAPLFVKNPITEALPKIPEILRWQGVAHKSGILKTTDEIKGVILKGVGQDYDWKTFKQNLIAGKLITNKDSTSIKYGYSSEILISHKIATQLRLKSGDNVIMYSMQNPPRPRKLTVVGIYDTQMEEFDNNLILGDISLVQRLNGWGKDSVGTYEVYLKDFDKLDEVAAVLRRTLPPSIYLQRVTSIFPQIFDWLLLLDRNTAVFLTLILFVACFNMISILLVMIMERTPLIGLLKTLGSPNKQIRMVFFRVGLHMVRKGIIIGNIAGLLICWIQYQFKVIALDPVNYYMDTVPIVFDWPIFFMVNVITIVISGLILLIPTLIISQITPIKALLFKK from the coding sequence TTGCAATTCCCCTCATTCATCGCAAAACGCATTCGTCACAACGAAGCAGGCTCTTTTTCTGCGACCGTTTCGCGCATCGGCGTTGCCAGTATTGCCATCGGGATTGCGGTCGGGATCATTGCATTTGCCGTGTTACTGGGTTTTAAGCAAACCATTCGGCAGAAAATATTTTTGTTTGGTGCGCATATCAATATTTCCTCGTTTGCTGTCGGCAACACTTACGAAGAAGCCCCGCTTTTTGTCAAAAACCCCATTACCGAAGCATTGCCTAAAATCCCCGAAATCCTTCGCTGGCAAGGCGTTGCGCATAAATCCGGCATCCTTAAAACGACCGACGAGATCAAAGGGGTGATACTCAAAGGGGTTGGCCAGGATTATGACTGGAAAACATTCAAACAAAACCTGATTGCGGGAAAATTAATTACCAATAAAGACTCGACATCAATTAAATACGGCTATTCTTCGGAAATCCTGATCAGCCATAAAATCGCTACGCAGCTGCGGCTGAAATCGGGTGATAATGTGATCATGTATTCCATGCAAAATCCTCCACGCCCGCGAAAGCTGACCGTCGTGGGCATTTATGACACGCAAATGGAGGAATTTGACAACAACCTGATCCTGGGCGACATTAGTCTCGTGCAGCGGCTCAATGGCTGGGGGAAAGATTCCGTGGGGACTTATGAGGTGTATTTAAAGGATTTTGACAAACTGGATGAAGTCGCGGCGGTGCTCAGAAGGACGCTCCCTCCGTCCATTTATCTGCAACGTGTCACCAGTATTTTTCCTCAGATTTTCGACTGGCTTTTGCTGCTGGATCGCAATACGGCTGTTTTTCTGACATTGATCCTTTTCGTCGCCTGCTTCAACATGATCTCGATTTTACTGGTCATGATCATGGAAAGGACACCTTTGATCGGTCTTTTGAAAACCTTAGGAAGCCCGAATAAACAGATCCGGATGGTTTTTTTCCGCGTAGGGCTTCATATGGTGCGTAAGGGCATCATCATCGGAAACATTGCAGGGCTGCTTATTTGCTGGATCCAATATCAATTCAAAGTCATTGCCCTCGACCCTGTCAATTATTATATGGACACTGTGCCCATTGTCTTTGACTGGCCTATTTTCTTCATGGTCAATGTCATCACCATTGTCATCTCCGGCCTCATTTTGCTGATCCCCACATTAATCATCTCCCAGATCACCCCGATTAAGGCGCTTTTATTTAAGAAATAG
- the nadE gene encoding NAD(+) synthase, translating to MPLIKVASGVVNQTPMAWEGNTKNIINAINEARKQQVSLLCLPELCISGYGCEDYFFAPDLVEQAKECLLEIVQETAGMVVAVGLPVRHNGSIYNAACLIANKQIQGFYCKQFLANNGIHYEARWFRPWQPGIVESIEVNQMLYPIGDIVFDLVMGPILGGSNSVKVAFEICEDGWVSNRPARRHYERGVDIILNPSASHFAFNKFMTREKLVVDASRAFSCSYIYTNLLGNEAGRAIYDGDAMIASNGDLLASSPRFSYEDFLITTAVIDTEYTRLSQVQSKIAVANKDRTWRVAGRFDFPEIEPVLPQVPDIEPFEKGGAIKEEEFARAVCLALFDYLRKSRSNGFTISLSGGADSCACTALCGLMIRLADESIGMERFKKKLDYIKEIQSAKTEEDLALALIHNIYQGTENSSTDTLESAQSLAESIGSTFYNIHINGLVETYKGLIEDQIGRKLTWEQDDIALQNIQARVRAPSVWLLTNLTNHLLLSTSNRSEAAVGYATMDGDTAGSISPLAGIDKHYLRQWLRWLETAGCEVKGKHIKIEGLKKVNSLQPTAELRPLAQTQTDEVDLMPYEFLNALEKLAIRDKKSPLEAYRNLQVRYKGIYSTEQLLAWTERFFKLWSRNQWKRERYAPSFHLDDLNLDPRSWCRFPILSGGFEKELAELREFVSGAAIQNGRKRIGF from the coding sequence ATGCCATTGATCAAAGTAGCTTCCGGAGTAGTGAATCAGACGCCGATGGCGTGGGAGGGGAACACGAAGAACATTATAAATGCCATTAATGAAGCCAGAAAGCAGCAGGTAAGCCTGCTTTGTCTGCCGGAATTGTGTATTTCGGGCTACGGTTGTGAGGACTATTTTTTCGCCCCCGACCTGGTGGAGCAGGCCAAGGAATGTCTGCTGGAAATCGTACAGGAAACGGCCGGAATGGTTGTCGCGGTGGGCTTGCCGGTGCGGCATAACGGCAGCATTTACAACGCGGCTTGTCTGATCGCCAACAAGCAGATCCAGGGTTTTTACTGCAAGCAATTTTTGGCCAATAACGGCATCCATTACGAAGCACGCTGGTTTCGGCCGTGGCAGCCAGGCATTGTGGAGAGCATTGAGGTGAACCAAATGCTGTATCCGATCGGCGACATTGTTTTTGATCTCGTTATGGGCCCGATCCTGGGTGGCTCGAACAGCGTAAAAGTGGCTTTTGAAATCTGTGAGGACGGCTGGGTTTCCAACCGCCCCGCACGCAGGCATTACGAAAGGGGCGTGGACATTATCCTGAACCCGAGCGCAAGCCACTTTGCATTCAACAAATTCATGACGCGTGAAAAGCTAGTTGTGGATGCTTCGAGGGCATTTTCTTGCAGTTATATTTATACCAATTTGCTTGGTAATGAGGCGGGTAGGGCCATTTATGATGGAGATGCGATGATCGCTTCCAATGGTGATCTGCTGGCATCGAGCCCGCGGTTCAGCTATGAAGATTTCCTGATCACAACGGCGGTCATTGACACAGAATATACGCGACTGAGCCAGGTTCAGAGCAAAATTGCGGTTGCTAACAAAGACCGAACATGGCGTGTGGCGGGGCGTTTTGATTTCCCTGAAATTGAGCCGGTGTTGCCACAGGTTCCTGACATTGAGCCTTTTGAAAAAGGCGGTGCGATCAAGGAAGAAGAGTTTGCACGAGCTGTTTGTCTCGCCTTGTTTGATTATCTGCGGAAAAGCCGTTCCAATGGTTTTACAATCTCGCTTTCCGGCGGCGCAGATTCCTGCGCTTGCACTGCATTGTGCGGACTCATGATCCGGTTGGCCGACGAAAGCATTGGTATGGAGCGGTTTAAGAAGAAATTGGACTATATCAAAGAAATTCAGTCAGCTAAAACAGAGGAAGATCTGGCTTTGGCTTTGATTCATAACATTTACCAGGGAACCGAGAACAGCTCTACGGATACGCTTGAATCGGCGCAGTCGCTGGCGGAATCCATTGGTTCTACTTTTTATAATATTCATATCAATGGCCTTGTCGAAACGTACAAAGGCTTGATTGAAGATCAGATTGGCAGGAAGTTAACCTGGGAGCAGGATGACATTGCGTTGCAGAACATTCAGGCGCGCGTGCGTGCTCCGAGCGTGTGGCTGCTGACCAATCTGACGAATCATTTGCTCTTATCCACATCCAACCGCTCCGAAGCGGCGGTGGGTTATGCTACTATGGATGGTGATACGGCAGGCAGCATTAGTCCGCTGGCCGGGATCGACAAACATTATTTGCGCCAATGGCTGCGCTGGCTGGAAACGGCTGGTTGTGAGGTGAAAGGCAAGCACATTAAGATCGAAGGGTTGAAAAAAGTGAACAGCTTACAGCCCACTGCCGAGCTGAGGCCGCTTGCTCAAACGCAAACCGATGAGGTCGACCTGATGCCTTATGAATTCTTGAATGCGTTGGAAAAACTGGCTATCAGGGACAAAAAGTCGCCTTTGGAAGCCTATCGTAATTTGCAGGTGCGTTATAAAGGGATTTATTCTACGGAGCAGCTGCTGGCCTGGACCGAGCGCTTCTTCAAGCTTTGGAGCCGGAACCAGTGGAAACGTGAGCGTTATGCGCCGTCATTCCATTTGGATGATCTGAATCTGGACCCAAGGAGCTGGTGCCGCTTTCCGATCTTATCTGGTGGTTTTGAAAAAGAACTGGCGGAACTGCGCGAGTTTGTCAGCGGCGCGGCCATTCAGAACGGCAGAAAGCGGATTGGTTTTTAA
- a CDS encoding STN and carboxypeptidase regulatory-like domain-containing protein has protein sequence MAANSFLKHKASIALAWLLLLAGAASAQELLEKKISLNVTNRPLDETLQKIGDLGGFSFSYSPDMIDVKGRVTIQANNLSVREILTAIFKNKVSFRERRRYIILQKVEAPKDEKPENFNLNGYIIDNKTGRKLANASIYESATLASAVSNQYGYYKIRLPVSLSAVRLEVRKEDYIGKTISIASREDKYLQIKLNPDTLKPLSGKAARAVSMMDSLHHKVAIPQFEIVSESNFEPDTVTERVAASRPEFNLARESEKLKTTYRKVQSSFVSAFASAKQAIHTRNIQDTLYRPFQASILPFLGTNHELSGNIINDYSINLIAGYSLGVNKLEVGSLLNVVRGNVNGFQLAGVSNIVGKDVSGFQYANFLNITLGSIHGFQGTNFINYIGRNLRGFQVAGVGNVVVGSLEGYQLSAGYNYAHTVRSGHQIGFVNYADSSATTPFGIFSYVRTNGYRRYEFSTDEFNYFNTAFKTGVSLFYNIFSLGTNGFANDKPLLTLGYGFGTAQNLGKGWGINADLTANLVLFKDEPLEDVGTGLFKASIAVEKKLGRKFALFAGPSVNLLTSKHSGIMDTEKSRGLSPIWLGGRPDDSRKTYGWVGVQAGIRFCN, from the coding sequence ATGGCTGCCAATAGTTTTTTAAAACATAAAGCAAGCATTGCATTAGCCTGGCTTTTGCTCTTGGCCGGTGCCGCCTCAGCTCAGGAATTACTCGAAAAAAAGATCTCGCTGAATGTTACCAACCGTCCGCTGGACGAAACGTTGCAAAAAATCGGCGACCTCGGCGGTTTCAGCTTTTCGTACAGCCCGGATATGATAGACGTTAAGGGAAGGGTTACTATACAGGCCAATAACCTGAGTGTCAGGGAAATTCTGACAGCTATTTTCAAAAATAAAGTCTCATTCAGAGAACGTCGCAGATATATTATTCTTCAAAAAGTCGAAGCGCCAAAAGATGAAAAGCCCGAAAACTTCAATCTGAACGGCTACATTATCGACAATAAAACGGGCAGAAAGCTGGCTAATGCGAGTATTTATGAGTCCGCAACATTAGCTTCTGCCGTCAGTAATCAATATGGTTATTACAAAATCCGCCTGCCGGTTTCGTTGTCGGCCGTTCGGCTGGAAGTCAGGAAAGAGGATTACATTGGCAAAACCATTTCAATTGCGAGCAGGGAGGATAAATATTTACAAATCAAGCTTAACCCAGACACATTAAAGCCGCTCTCAGGAAAGGCGGCACGCGCAGTTTCAATGATGGATTCGCTGCATCATAAGGTGGCAATCCCGCAGTTTGAGATCGTTTCGGAATCCAATTTCGAGCCAGACACGGTTACAGAACGAGTTGCCGCCAGCCGGCCAGAATTCAATCTTGCCAGGGAATCCGAGAAGCTTAAAACCACTTACCGCAAAGTTCAGAGCAGTTTTGTAAGTGCATTCGCCTCTGCAAAGCAGGCCATTCATACGCGCAACATTCAGGATACATTATATCGGCCTTTTCAGGCGTCGATCTTACCGTTTTTGGGGACAAATCATGAGCTGAGCGGAAACATTATCAACGATTATTCTATTAACCTGATCGCCGGTTATTCGCTAGGCGTGAACAAGTTGGAAGTCGGAAGTTTACTGAATGTTGTTCGGGGCAATGTAAATGGATTTCAATTGGCTGGCGTAAGCAACATTGTAGGCAAGGATGTGAGCGGCTTCCAATATGCCAACTTTTTGAACATTACACTAGGAAGCATTCATGGTTTTCAGGGAACAAATTTCATTAATTACATCGGCCGAAATCTGAGAGGTTTTCAGGTTGCCGGCGTGGGTAATGTGGTCGTTGGATCATTGGAAGGATACCAGCTTTCCGCAGGTTACAATTATGCGCATACCGTCCGCAGCGGCCACCAGATCGGCTTTGTAAATTATGCGGATTCATCTGCCACGACGCCTTTCGGGATTTTCAGTTATGTCCGCACCAATGGTTACCGGCGCTACGAATTCTCAACGGATGAATTCAACTATTTCAACACTGCCTTTAAAACAGGCGTCAGTTTGTTTTACAATATTTTCAGCCTGGGAACCAACGGATTTGCTAACGACAAGCCGCTCTTAACATTAGGCTACGGATTCGGAACAGCCCAAAACCTGGGCAAAGGCTGGGGCATCAACGCGGACCTGACCGCAAACCTGGTCCTATTCAAAGACGAACCTCTGGAAGACGTCGGAACAGGCCTTTTTAAAGCAAGTATTGCCGTTGAAAAAAAGCTGGGGAGGAAGTTTGCGTTATTTGCAGGCCCGTCCGTTAACCTGCTTACCAGCAAGCATTCCGGCATCATGGACACAGAAAAATCAAGAGGCCTCAGCCCAATCTGGCTCGGCGGGAGACCAGACGACTCCCGCAAAACCTATGGCTGGGTCGGCGTGCAAGCAGGGATCCGGTTTTGTAATTAA
- a CDS encoding FecR family protein codes for MNLSHDNISEELLARYLAETASEKEIEQVNAWLAQSPDNERELATYRLIWDHSAHAAKTSFPVNTDAAWNKMKAKMTKPAPAVSPEIPKPEAREIEFIPTHSKRKFPVTMWAAAMIALALLAFGWSHFQSTKSAETQRIATTNNTSDSVLPDGTKVFLNYNSSLTYPADFDGDLRTVSLQGEAFFDVKPDAAHPFVINANGTEIRVLGTSFNVKAYKEAPVRVDVSTGKVEVSKASRKIRLIKGQGAEVLDDTIRSMEANRNMMSYHTQVYDFNAADLNEVINSIRDGYHVDVRLSNQQIAQCRLTIRFEKEPLDATLSVIAETLDLDLRKEGKTYWLDGNGCQ; via the coding sequence ATGAACTTATCTCATGACAACATTTCGGAGGAGCTGTTAGCACGTTACCTGGCTGAAACCGCATCCGAAAAAGAAATAGAACAAGTAAATGCCTGGCTGGCACAATCGCCTGATAACGAACGCGAACTGGCCACTTACAGGCTCATCTGGGACCATTCTGCACACGCCGCAAAAACCAGCTTCCCGGTCAATACGGATGCAGCCTGGAACAAGATGAAGGCGAAAATGACCAAGCCTGCCCCTGCCGTTTCGCCGGAAATTCCAAAACCGGAAGCTCGTGAAATTGAATTTATTCCCACACATTCCAAACGAAAATTCCCGGTAACCATGTGGGCTGCTGCAATGATCGCTTTGGCATTGCTGGCATTTGGATGGTCTCATTTCCAATCCACTAAATCCGCTGAAACGCAGCGCATTGCCACCACCAACAACACCAGTGACAGCGTGTTGCCCGATGGAACCAAGGTTTTCTTAAACTATAATTCTTCCCTGACTTATCCCGCCGATTTCGATGGCGATTTGCGGACCGTTTCCTTGCAGGGAGAAGCATTTTTTGATGTAAAGCCCGATGCCGCGCATCCTTTCGTAATCAATGCAAACGGAACGGAAATCCGTGTTTTGGGAACATCATTTAATGTGAAAGCTTACAAAGAAGCGCCTGTCCGCGTGGATGTTTCGACTGGGAAAGTGGAAGTTAGCAAGGCTTCCAGGAAAATCCGGCTAATAAAAGGGCAAGGCGCCGAAGTGCTTGATGACACGATCAGAAGTATGGAAGCAAATAGGAATATGATGAGTTATCATACGCAGGTTTATGATTTCAATGCGGCTGATCTCAACGAGGTAATCAATTCTATCCGTGACGGTTACCATGTGGATGTACGCCTTTCCAATCAGCAGATCGCGCAATGCAGACTGACGATCCGTTTTGAAAAAGAACCTTTGGATGCAACGCTTTCGGTTATTGCGGAAACATTGGATCTTGATCTGAGAAAAGAGGGAAAAACTTACTGGCTTGACGGAAATGGCTGCCAATAG
- a CDS encoding RNA polymerase sigma-70 factor yields the protein MYATDPDIVQAIRRGDEQAFEQTFRQYYQRLCNYACTLLKDEEESEEVVQTVFLTIWEKREDLEITLSLKSYLYRAVHNHCLNRFKHASVRQVHKEHTLNFGTQSYESVTEVIHANELEERIEKAVSTLPEQCQKAFRLSRFEELKYHEIAEQLGISIKTVENQIGKALKILRIELADYLPGMLWPVYFIVEQLTRS from the coding sequence GTGTACGCTACCGACCCGGATATTGTCCAAGCCATAAGGCGGGGCGATGAACAAGCTTTTGAGCAGACTTTCCGACAATATTATCAGCGGCTCTGCAACTATGCCTGCACCCTTCTCAAAGATGAAGAAGAGTCGGAGGAAGTTGTGCAGACGGTTTTTCTGACGATTTGGGAAAAAAGGGAAGATCTTGAAATTACATTATCATTGAAATCCTACCTCTATCGTGCTGTTCACAACCATTGCCTCAACCGCTTCAAGCATGCGTCGGTGCGGCAGGTGCATAAGGAACACACATTGAATTTCGGGACTCAATCCTATGAATCGGTAACAGAAGTGATCCACGCAAATGAACTGGAAGAACGAATTGAAAAAGCAGTGAGCACATTACCGGAACAATGTCAGAAAGCATTCAGGCTTAGCCGCTTTGAAGAACTGAAATACCACGAAATCGCAGAACAACTGGGCATTTCAATCAAAACAGTTGAAAACCAGATTGGTAAGGCGCTTAAAATTTTACGCATTGAACTTGCAGATTATCTGCCCGGAATGCTTTGGCCGGTCTATTTTATTGTTGAACAGCTAACCAGATCGTAA
- a CDS encoding head GIN domain-containing protein codes for MKQLFFSITLALIAFVFQSCVYVDSQDDISPRGEGTRTYDFRNFDELEMGDAFRVNVIAGSSFSVSAKGELNDLDDLDLFVEDGKLHARYKNGYRNRREPMYIDITMPDIQSVNFSGAVKAKLVGFENLPGLDFELSGASKVEFEGSGREFKFDLSGASQLFLVGEGKYLDGDLSGASQLDAFELITQESDLELSGASSARVCVSEFLKVDASGASNVRYKGNPNVDKKTSGGSTVRKE; via the coding sequence ATGAAACAATTATTTTTTTCCATCACGCTTGCGCTCATTGCATTTGTTTTCCAATCCTGTGTTTATGTGGACTCCCAAGACGACATTTCTCCACGCGGCGAAGGCACCAGGACTTACGATTTCCGTAATTTTGATGAACTGGAAATGGGCGATGCTTTTCGCGTAAATGTGATTGCCGGAAGTTCTTTTTCTGTTTCTGCAAAAGGCGAGCTTAATGATCTGGACGATCTTGATTTATTTGTGGAAGACGGGAAATTGCATGCGCGTTACAAAAATGGATATCGCAATCGCCGCGAGCCGATGTACATTGACATTACAATGCCGGACATTCAATCCGTCAATTTCTCGGGCGCAGTAAAGGCCAAATTGGTTGGGTTTGAAAATCTTCCAGGACTTGATTTTGAATTATCGGGTGCTTCGAAGGTGGAATTTGAAGGCTCCGGCCGTGAATTTAAGTTTGATCTTTCGGGTGCATCTCAGCTTTTTCTGGTTGGCGAAGGAAAATATCTTGATGGCGATCTTTCGGGAGCCTCTCAGCTGGATGCATTTGAACTCATTACCCAGGAGTCAGACCTGGAATTGTCAGGAGCGAGCTCGGCACGGGTTTGCGTTTCAGAATTTCTGAAAGTGGATGCGAGCGGCGCCAGCAATGTGCGCTATAAAGGCAATCCGAATGTGGACAAGAAAACGTCGGGCGGCAGCACAGTCAGGAAGGAATAG
- a CDS encoding M15 family metallopeptidase: protein MNIFAAYRNDIHFFMPIKITCSLLISLFISGQSFAQKAEKESVRDVKIPAIEQKMIEQGLVDIQKLDPNIKVELKYSTTDNFVGKDVYGDLNRAYLQPEMAKRLVKANALIRKNHPDYTLLVYDAARPNSVQYALWDALDNLKIPAKNKKMYVADPKIGSNHNFGCAVDLTVVDGKGKPLDMGTKYDFFGPLAYPRSEQEMLKKGKLTQQQISNRQILRTAMNQAGFKTNTTEWWHFDGMSKAQARAKYGMIK, encoded by the coding sequence ATGAATATCTTTGCAGCCTATCGCAACGATATTCATTTTTTTATGCCTATTAAAATCACTTGCTCTCTGCTCATTTCCCTTTTCATATCTGGTCAAAGCTTTGCGCAAAAAGCAGAAAAAGAATCAGTTAGGGATGTAAAAATTCCTGCTATTGAGCAGAAAATGATCGAGCAGGGCTTGGTGGACATTCAAAAACTGGATCCGAACATTAAGGTTGAGCTGAAATATTCGACCACAGACAATTTTGTAGGTAAAGACGTTTACGGAGACCTGAACCGCGCTTACCTGCAACCGGAAATGGCCAAGCGCCTAGTTAAGGCCAATGCGCTTATAAGAAAAAACCATCCGGATTACACATTACTTGTTTACGACGCAGCGCGCCCCAATTCCGTGCAATATGCATTATGGGACGCATTGGACAATCTGAAAATTCCCGCCAAAAATAAGAAAATGTATGTCGCAGATCCCAAGATCGGCTCGAATCATAACTTTGGCTGCGCGGTGGACCTGACAGTGGTTGACGGAAAAGGAAAACCATTGGATATGGGGACCAAATATGATTTCTTTGGCCCCCTGGCCTATCCCCGCTCCGAGCAGGAAATGTTGAAAAAAGGGAAGCTGACCCAACAGCAGATCAGCAACCGGCAGATTTTAAGAACCGCAATGAACCAGGCCGGTTTCAAAACGAATACAACGGAATGGTGGCATTTTGACGGCATGTCCAAAGCTCAGGCGCGTGCCAAATATGGCATGATCAAATAA
- a CDS encoding LiaF transmembrane domain-containing protein, with translation MKNSRGIVWGGLLIIFGMLWLLRNMNLLNVNWDEILPYWPVLLIIAGALLIAKGNEDRGLGGLIGLLITLAVFGGIVNKTDKAFDRHADNWDWNWNDDDDDDRNFGYNDNDHNDHDNDNHEDRDEDYENDRDNRDGKKPINGNYKYEMEDFIQKANFHLEGGAGSFTLNGNTQKLFEAKTKSTFVGFLSNTSINKLDNSATVNLKMEEGNVKIKEGEISNQANIHLNERPVWNIDLGIGAGKGDFDFSNYKVEKLKVSTGVADMDIKMGDKMTTSNIDIEAGVASVTLELPRSVGCEMRMDGALNAKNMDDLDKISNGLYRSPDFESASKKIIIHFEGGLTSVNIKRY, from the coding sequence ATGAAAAACTCACGTGGTATAGTTTGGGGTGGATTGCTGATCATATTTGGAATGCTCTGGCTGCTTCGGAATATGAATCTCCTGAACGTTAATTGGGACGAGATTCTTCCTTACTGGCCTGTTTTACTAATTATTGCAGGTGCATTGCTAATCGCCAAAGGCAATGAAGACAGAGGATTAGGAGGACTGATCGGCCTGTTGATCACGCTCGCAGTGTTTGGCGGCATTGTTAACAAAACAGACAAGGCCTTTGACCGGCACGCCGACAATTGGGATTGGAACTGGAACGACGACGACGATGATGACCGGAATTTTGGTTATAACGACAACGACCACAATGATCATGACAACGATAATCACGAAGATCGGGACGAAGATTATGAAAATGACCGTGATAACCGGGATGGCAAAAAGCCGATAAATGGCAATTACAAGTATGAAATGGAGGATTTTATTCAAAAAGCCAATTTTCATCTTGAAGGCGGCGCCGGATCTTTCACATTGAACGGCAACACCCAGAAACTTTTCGAAGCCAAAACGAAGAGCACATTTGTTGGTTTTTTGTCAAACACATCCATTAACAAGCTTGATAATTCTGCAACTGTCAACCTTAAAATGGAAGAAGGCAATGTAAAGATCAAGGAAGGAGAAATCTCAAATCAGGCAAACATTCATCTGAATGAGCGCCCGGTATGGAATATTGACCTGGGCATTGGCGCCGGAAAAGGCGATTTTGATTTCAGCAATTACAAAGTTGAAAAACTGAAAGTAAGTACTGGCGTCGCCGATATGGATATTAAAATGGGCGACAAAATGACCACTTCCAACATTGATATCGAAGCAGGCGTTGCTTCCGTAACGTTGGAACTGCCTCGTTCGGTCGGCTGCGAAATGCGTATGGATGGCGCTTTGAATGCCAAAAACATGGATGATCTGGATAAAATCAGCAATGGGCTTTACCGTTCTCCGGATTTCGAAAGCGCCTCCAAAAAGATCATTATCCACTTCGAAGGCGGTCTGACCAGCGTCAACATCAAGCGCTACTGA
- a CDS encoding LiaI-LiaF-like domain-containing protein, which yields MNFRNIFWGVILIIAGSLFLIEELTAFDFGRFFWPIILITTGALLLLRNYLSSDISNRSNI from the coding sequence ATGAACTTTCGAAACATTTTTTGGGGTGTTATCCTCATCATTGCCGGATCTCTTTTCTTAATTGAAGAACTGACTGCATTTGATTTTGGCCGCTTTTTCTGGCCCATTATCCTGATCACCACCGGTGCTCTTTTGCTTTTGCGTAATTATTTGAGTTCTGATATTTCCAACCGTTCAAACATTTAA
- a CDS encoding PspC domain-containing protein: MEKKLHRIPDQAVLGGVASGIAQYFNIDVVIVRVLLVVMLLLPIPPTFGMTAFIYIILWAVLPTGPAGTIYTTNTSFDPTPNTPSDPVWDKKKSDQTVMVLGGVLIFFGAVMLVDDFPLWYQFKQYFWPIVLIAIGAFLILRQRDKEHHGNTTVYPTTPPPPVDPIAPDPEPQPYTPFTPSSATTTTTTHFPEDPEARKPDDEDDQVIKVN; the protein is encoded by the coding sequence ATGGAAAAGAAATTGCATCGCATACCTGACCAGGCAGTTTTAGGAGGAGTTGCTTCCGGAATTGCTCAATATTTTAATATAGACGTTGTAATAGTACGAGTATTGCTTGTTGTCATGCTGCTGCTCCCTATTCCACCCACATTCGGAATGACAGCATTTATTTACATCATTCTCTGGGCAGTGCTGCCTACGGGACCGGCCGGGACAATCTACACAACCAATACGTCATTCGATCCAACGCCTAACACGCCTTCCGACCCGGTTTGGGACAAGAAGAAATCCGATCAGACTGTGATGGTTCTGGGTGGTGTCCTGATCTTTTTCGGAGCTGTGATGCTGGTGGACGATTTCCCGCTTTGGTATCAGTTTAAACAATATTTCTGGCCCATCGTTCTGATCGCAATCGGCGCGTTTCTGATCCTTCGCCAACGCGATAAAGAGCATCATGGCAATACAACGGTGTATCCTACAACGCCTCCACCGCCGGTTGATCCCATCGCGCCAGATCCTGAACCACAGCCTTATACACCTTTCACACCATCATCCGCAACAACCACGACCACCACGCACTTTCCGGAAGATCCGGAGGCCAGGAAACCGGATGACGAGGATGATCAGGTGATTAAAGTGAACTAG
- a CDS encoding DUF2442 domain-containing protein — MTLHIHVIAAEYLSGYKILVKFSDGTQQVVDFEDFLVSNPHPQHNQFKVNERFKNFKIEKGTLVWGEDWDLIFPVEQLHAGYIEN, encoded by the coding sequence ATGACTTTACACATTCACGTCATCGCTGCTGAGTATTTGTCTGGGTATAAAATCTTAGTCAAATTCAGTGATGGTACGCAACAGGTTGTGGACTTCGAAGATTTCTTGGTGTCTAATCCGCATCCGCAGCATAACCAGTTCAAAGTCAATGAGCGTTTTAAGAATTTTAAGATAGAAAAAGGAACCTTGGTATGGGGTGAAGATTGGGATTTGATATTCCCTGTCGAACAACTCCATGCTGGATACATTGAAAATTGA